One Manihot esculenta cultivar AM560-2 chromosome 18, M.esculenta_v8, whole genome shotgun sequence genomic window carries:
- the LOC122722429 gene encoding exopolygalacturonase-like yields the protein YVLLVPLKTRQSLRFDFITNSVVQDVTSLDSKNFHVNLLGGKNLTFDRFTITAPGDSVNTDGIHIGHSNGINIINSNIATGDDCISIGGASEQIRITNVRCGHGHGISVGSLGKTTDEFVSGIFVRNCTFYDTDNGVRIKTWPALHGGRASDMHFEDIMMKNVRNPIIIDQMYCPWNQCNPKLPSKVKISNVTFKNIRGSSATAVAVRLNCSSSFPCQKVELADINLTYGGKEGPVKSLCANVKPTLKGKLTPTIC from the exons TATGTGCTTCTTGTCCCTTTAAAAACACGCCAGAGCTTGCGGTTTGACTTCATCACCAACAGCGTAGTTCAGGACGTAACATCGCTCGATAGTAAGAATTTCCATGTCAATCTTCTAGGTGGCAAAAACCTTACTTTCGATCGCTTCACGATCACTGCACCAGGAGATAGCGTCAATACAGATGGAATTCACATCGGGCATTCAAACGGGATCaacattattaattcaaatattgcCACCGGCGATGACTGCATCTCCATTGGTGGTGCCAGCGAACAAATAAGGATCACAAACGTACGATGTGGACATGGACATGGCATTAGCGTGGGAAGTTTAGGGAAGACCACTGATGAATTTGTCTCTGGAATTTTCGTAAGGAACTGCACCTTCTATGACACCGACAATGGAGTGAGAATTAAGACATGGCCGGCATTACATGGTGGCAGGGCCTCTGATATGCATTTCGAGGATATTATGATGAAAAATGTCCGCAACCCTatcattatagatcaaatgtacTGCCCATGGAATCAGTGCAATCCAAAG CTTCCGTCAAAAGTTAAGATCTCCAACGTCACCTTCAAGAATATTAGGGGCTCTTCAGCGACCGCAGTAGCTGTTCGACTTAATTGCAGCAGCAGTTTTCCATGCCAGAAGGTCGAGCTCGCTGACATTAACTTGACGTACGGAGGAAAGGAAGGCCCTGTAAAATCCTTGTGTGCAAATGTTAAACCCACACTTAAGGGAAAATTGACTCCAACCATTTGCTAG